GGCCATTGGGCCCTGGCCGGTTACGGCTTCTGGTCGGTGCACGAGACCGGCGGCCCGCGCGTCGGCGAGGTCGGCTTCCTCGACGCCCGCCGCGACATCAGCCCTTCGATGCACGGCATCCCCGAAGTCGGCTGGGCCTTTGCCAAAGCCGCGCAGGGCAAAGGCTATGCCACCGAAGCCGTCCGCGCCGCGCTCGCCTGGGGCGAGCAATGCTTCGGCCAGACGCGTTTCGCCTGCATCATCGCGCCGCAGAACGCCGCCTCGCTCAACGTCGCGGCGAAGACCGGCTTCCGCGAAGTCGCGCGCACGACCTACAAGGGCGATCCGACGGTCATGCTCTATCGCGAGCCCTAGGCGCGTTCTATATCTCCCGCCGCAACAGCACGAGTGCACCATGCCCGGTCTCTTTTTCGAGCAGTTCTCCGTCGGCCAGACCTTCGCGCACGCCATCCGGCGCACCGTGACCGAGACCGACAACGTCCTCTTCACCGCCATGACGCACAACCCGGCGGCGCTGCATCTCGACGAGGAATACGGCAAGGGCACCGAGTTCGGCCAGCGCATCGTCAACTCGCTGTTCACGCTGGGCCTGATGATCGGCATCTCGGTGCACGAGACGACGCTGGGCACCACCGTCGCCAATCTCGGCATGACCGACGTGGTGTTCCCCAAACCCGTCTTCCACGGCGACACGCTGCACGTCGAGACCGCGGTGCTGGAGATCCGCGAAAGCAAATCGCGCCCGACGCAAGGCATCGTGGTCTTCGAGCACAAGGCGATCAACCAGCGCGGCGAGACGGTCGCCCAGTGCAAGCGCAGCGCGCTGATGCATAGGATGCCCGCGCATTGAAAACAGCATCATATGATGCTATATTCCGTGCGGCAGGAGACACATATGCGAACAACTTTGTCGCTTGACGACGACCTGATCGCGAAGGCGCGTGAATATAGCGGTCTCGAAGAAAAATCGGCCATTGTCCACGAGGCTTTGAAGTCTTTCGTGCAGCAGCAGGCGGCCCGCCGACTCGCGCGTCTTGGCGGCAGCGATCCGCATGCGCGTGCGGCGCCGCGTCGGCGGCCGAAACCTGCGTGATTCTCGTCGATGCCTCGATCTGGATCGATCATATCCGATCACCGGATGCATCGTTGCAGCCGCTGTTGGACGCAAACGAAGTCGCCTGCCATCCTTTTATCATCGGCGAAGTCGCGCTGGGGCACATACGGCCGCGCGACGCCGTGCTCGCAGGCCTGAAGATACTCCCGTCGGCGATAATTGCGGCCGACGGCGAAGTGGTTCAATTGATCGACCGATATCAACTCACGGGTTCGGGATTGGGCTATGTCGATGCTCATCTTTTGGCGTCGAGCCTTCTCACCGTCGACTGCTTGCTCTGGACGAGAGATAAGAAGCTGAAGGAATTCGCCTCCAGACTCGGCACAGCCGCCAAAGGCTTGAACTGACATGATCCTCCGTTCCTTCCTCTTCGTCCCCGCCGACAGCGACAAGAAGCTCGCCAAGGCGAAGTCGTCGCCGGCCGATGCGCTGATCCTCGACCTGGAGGATTCGGTCGCTGCCGAGAACCGTCCCCGCGCCCGCGCCATGGCCGCCGACTTCCTGCGCGATAAGAACCGCCAATCCGTCTGGGTCCGCATCAACCCGGTCGGCTCCGCCGATTTCGTCGACGACATGGCGGCGGTGGTCGGTGCCGCGCCCGCCGGCCTCGTCGTGCCCAAGCCGGACGGCCCGCAGGACCTGCTCACCCTCGACGCCCATCTCATCACGCTGGAGACCCAGGCCGGCCTGCCGCAGCGTGCGATCAAGCTGCTGCCCGTCGCGACCGAGACGCCGACCGCCGTGCTGTCGCTGCAGGACTACCGTTCGCCGCCGCCGCGCCTCGCCGCGTTGAGCTGGGGGGCCGAAGACCTGTCCGCCGCGCTTGGCGCCGCGACCAACCGCGACGAGACGGGCGAATTCCTCTTCGTGCACAAGATGGTGCGCGCCCTGGTGCTGATCGCCGCCAAGGCGGCCGGGGTCGCCGCCGTCGAGACGCTGCACGCCGATTTCCGCGACCGCGCGGGTCTCGAGCGCGCCGCGCGCCTCGCCCAGCGCGAGGGCTTCAGCGGCATGCTCGCGATCCATCCCGACCAGGTCGAGCCGATCAACGCCGCCTTCACGCCCTCGGCCGCCGATGTCGAGCACGCGACGAAGGTCGTCGCCGCCTTTGCTTCAGGCGCCGGCGTCGCGTCGCTCGACGGCAAGATGCTCGACCAGCCGCACCTCAAGCAGGCGCGTCATGTGCTGGCGCTCGTCGAGGCATTGCGCTTGAGCATCCAGGCATAAAGCCCGGCGACCAGCGCCACGAACACCACGATCGCAATGGGGTTGGCGAGCGCGAAATCCGCCGGCACCAGCGCCAGCGGCGCGTCCTTCGTCAGGCCCACGATGAGCGCCGCGTTCAGCACCCCGAACAGGCTCTCGCCCACGATCATCCCCGACGCGACCAGCACGCCGAGCCGCGTCGCCCGCTGCGGATTGGCGGCCCGCTTGGCGCGGCCGTCATACCAATGGCCGACCACCGCGCCCAGGGTGAGCGGCAGCGTCGCCGACATCGGCAGATAGATGCCGATCGCGACCGCCAGTGGCGGCAGGCGCAGCCACTTGGCGCGTCCCAGAAGCTCGTCGATGACGACCAGCCCGATCCCGACCGCCACCCCGATCCCGATCATCGCCCAGTTCAGATTGTGCCCGATCACGCCCTGCGCCAGCGCGCTGATCAGCGTCGCCTGCGGTGCGTTCAGCGCCTTGGCCGTCGCATGCGGTGCGCCCGCGATGCCATAGGCATGCACCAGCAGGTTCAGCACGGGCGCGATCACCGCCGCGCCGGCCACCACGCCGACCAGCAGCGCGATCTGCTGCCGCCACGGCGCCGCGCCGACCAGCTGGCCGGTCTTGAGATCCTGGAGATTGTCGTTGGAGATCGTCGCCACCGCGAAGACGACGGAGGTCACGATCAGCGCGAACGCCACCACCGGCTGCGTCGGTCCCGGCGCCGCGACGAGCAGCAGAAGCCCCGCGCAGGCCACGATGGTGAGGATGCCGACGCTGCTGATCGGGCTGTTCGACGATCCCAGCAGGCCCGCCATGTAGCCGCACACCGCCGCGATCAGGAAACCCACGACCAGCACGAAGGGCAGCGAGACCGCGGTCAGCACCGCGGCCTGCGCGCCCAGTCCCGCCTCGTTCGCGAAGCGCCAGATGACGAAGGCCGCGACTGCCAGGCCGGCGATCGTCAGGCCCAGGATCCAGCCGGCGCTCAGATCGCGCTCGCGCTGGTCGCCGCCGGCGGCGATCTTGGACCGCGCCGAGGCCAGGGTGCTGACCAGCCCGCCGACCACCGGCCTGGCGAGCTTGATCAGCGTCCAGATCGCCGCAACGGCGATCGCGCCGGCGCCGATGAAGCGCACTTGGTGCTGCCAGATCGCCATCACATGCGTGCCCAGGTCGCCCGC
The nucleotide sequence above comes from Rhizomicrobium sp.. Encoded proteins:
- a CDS encoding GNAT family N-acetyltransferase, with product MDVPVLETERLILRGHRAEDFPAYAAMWADPAVTRFIGGMPLTEEEAWAKFMRIFGHWALAGYGFWSVHETGGPRVGEVGFLDARRDISPSMHGIPEVGWAFAKAAQGKGYATEAVRAALAWGEQCFGQTRFACIIAPQNAASLNVAAKTGFREVARTTYKGDPTVMLYREP
- a CDS encoding MaoC family dehydratase, which encodes MPGLFFEQFSVGQTFAHAIRRTVTETDNVLFTAMTHNPAALHLDEEYGKGTEFGQRIVNSLFTLGLMIGISVHETTLGTTVANLGMTDVVFPKPVFHGDTLHVETAVLEIRESKSRPTQGIVVFEHKAINQRGETVAQCKRSALMHRMPAH
- a CDS encoding type II toxin-antitoxin system VapB family antitoxin, translating into MSLDDDLIAKAREYSGLEEKSAIVHEALKSFVQQQAARRLARLGGSDPHARAAPRRRPKPA
- a CDS encoding PIN domain-containing protein, with amino-acid sequence MILVDASIWIDHIRSPDASLQPLLDANEVACHPFIIGEVALGHIRPRDAVLAGLKILPSAIIAADGEVVQLIDRYQLTGSGLGYVDAHLLASSLLTVDCLLWTRDKKLKEFASRLGTAAKGLN
- a CDS encoding CoA ester lyase encodes the protein MILRSFLFVPADSDKKLAKAKSSPADALILDLEDSVAAENRPRARAMAADFLRDKNRQSVWVRINPVGSADFVDDMAAVVGAAPAGLVVPKPDGPQDLLTLDAHLITLETQAGLPQRAIKLLPVATETPTAVLSLQDYRSPPPRLAALSWGAEDLSAALGAATNRDETGEFLFVHKMVRALVLIAAKAAGVAAVETLHADFRDRAGLERAARLAQREGFSGMLAIHPDQVEPINAAFTPSAADVEHATKVVAAFASGAGVASLDGKMLDQPHLKQARHVLALVEALRLSIQA
- a CDS encoding oligopeptide transporter, OPT family, which translates into the protein MTTSSIRPAAELTVRGLILGVLITLVFTAANVYLGLKVGLTFASSIPAAVISMAVLSVLRGSTILENNIVQTVASAAGTLSSIIFVLPGLVIVGWWTGFPFWTSFLICLSGGVLGVLFTIPLRRALVTHSDLPYPEGVAAAEVLKVGAGVRDDGTPADPAEAREGFLAVILGSVASLGMIALAATQVAAGEFQRFFSTGKGGTSFDFSFSLALMGAGHLVGLSVGIAGLLGIVIGWGVAVPLLTAAMPAAGDLGTHVMAIWQHQVRFIGAGAIAVAAIWTLIKLARPVVGGLVSTLASARSKIAAGGDQRERDLSAGWILGLTIAGLAVAAFVIWRFANEAGLGAQAAVLTAVSLPFVLVVGFLIAAVCGYMAGLLGSSNSPISSVGILTIVACAGLLLLVAAPGPTQPVVAFALIVTSVVFAVATISNDNLQDLKTGQLVGAAPWRQQIALLVGVVAGAAVIAPVLNLLVHAYGIAGAPHATAKALNAPQATLISALAQGVIGHNLNWAMIGIGVAVGIGLVVIDELLGRAKWLRLPPLAVAIGIYLPMSATLPLTLGAVVGHWYDGRAKRAANPQRATRLGVLVASGMIVGESLFGVLNAALIVGLTKDAPLALVPADFALANPIAIVVFVALVAGLYAWMLKRNASTSAST